In Streptomyces violaceusniger Tu 4113, one DNA window encodes the following:
- the sufD gene encoding Fe-S cluster assembly protein SufD, translating to MAETIPAGSTTDGVIQVGQPTDARVSAPASYDVADFPVPHGREEDWRFTPLERLRGLHDGTAVADGGVKVEVTAPEGVTVETVGRDDARLGKAGKPVDRVAAQAYSSFEKASVVSVPKETVLTEPVRIAVHGEGGTAFGHQVIEVGAFAEAVVVIDHTGAATVAANMEYLIGDGAKLTVVSVQDWDDTAVHVGQHTALVGRDATFKSVVVTFGGDLVRLHPRVVYGAPGGEAELYGVYFTDNGQHQEHRLFIDHDTPHCRSNVAYKGALQGKEAHAVWIGDVLIRAAAEGTDTYELNRNLVLTDGARVDSVPNLEIETGEIVGAGHASATGRFEDEQLFYLMARGIPADEARRLVVRGFFAELVQQIGIPDLEERLIAKIEAELEASVG from the coding sequence ATGGCTGAAACCATCCCGGCCGGATCCACCACGGACGGCGTCATCCAGGTGGGCCAGCCCACCGATGCCCGGGTGAGCGCGCCCGCGTCGTACGACGTGGCCGACTTCCCGGTGCCCCATGGCCGCGAGGAGGACTGGCGGTTCACCCCCCTGGAGCGGCTGCGCGGTCTCCACGACGGCACGGCTGTCGCCGACGGCGGCGTCAAGGTCGAGGTGACCGCCCCCGAGGGCGTCACGGTCGAGACCGTGGGCCGTGACGACGCACGCCTGGGGAAGGCCGGCAAGCCGGTGGACCGGGTGGCGGCCCAGGCGTACAGCTCCTTCGAGAAGGCGTCGGTCGTCTCGGTGCCCAAGGAGACGGTGCTCACCGAGCCGGTGCGGATCGCCGTGCACGGCGAGGGCGGCACCGCCTTCGGCCACCAGGTGATCGAGGTCGGCGCCTTCGCCGAGGCGGTCGTGGTCATCGACCACACCGGTGCCGCCACGGTCGCCGCCAATATGGAGTACCTGATCGGCGACGGCGCCAAGCTCACCGTGGTCTCGGTCCAGGACTGGGACGACACCGCGGTCCACGTCGGTCAGCACACCGCGCTGGTCGGCCGGGACGCCACCTTCAAGTCCGTGGTCGTCACCTTCGGCGGCGATCTGGTGCGGCTCCACCCGCGCGTCGTCTACGGCGCCCCGGGTGGTGAGGCCGAGCTGTACGGCGTGTACTTCACCGACAACGGCCAGCACCAGGAGCACCGGCTCTTCATCGACCACGACACCCCGCACTGCCGCAGCAACGTGGCCTACAAGGGCGCGCTGCAGGGCAAGGAGGCGCACGCGGTGTGGATCGGCGATGTGCTGATCCGGGCCGCCGCGGAGGGCACCGACACCTACGAGCTCAACCGGAACCTGGTCCTCACCGACGGCGCCCGGGTCGACTCGGTGCCGAACCTGGAGATCGAGACCGGTGAGATCGTCGGCGCCGGTCACGCGAGCGCGACCGGCCGCTTCGAGGACGAGCAGCTCTTCTACCTGATGGCGCGCGGCATCCCGGCCGACGAGGCCCGCCGTCTGGTGGTCCGCGGCTTCTTCGCCGAGCTGGTCCAGCAGATCGGGATCCCCGATCTGGAGGAGCGGCTCATCGCCAAGATCGAGGCCGAGCTGGAGGCGTCCGTAGGATGA
- the sufB gene encoding Fe-S cluster assembly protein SufB gives MTLPTETAHPELEGLGNYEYGWADSDVAGASAKRGLSEDVVRDISGKKSEPEWMLKLRLKGLKLFGKKPMPTWGSDLSGIDFDNIKYFVRSTEQQAASWDDLPEDIKNTYDKLGIPEAEKQRLVAGVAAQYESEVVYHQIREDLEEQGVIFLDTDTALKEHPELFQEYFGTVIPAGDNKFASLNTAVWSGGSFIYVPKGVHVEIPLQAYFRINTENMGQFERTLIIVDEDAYVHYVEGCTAPIYKSDSLHSAVVEIIVKKGARCRYTTIQNWSNNVYNLVTKRAVAYEGATMEWVDGNIGSKVTMKYPAVYLMGEHAKGETLSIAFAGEGQHQDAGAKMVHMAPRTSSNIVSKSVARGGGRTSYRGLIEIGEGAEGSKSNVLCDALLVDTISRSDTYPYVDVREDDVSMGHEATVSKVSDDQLFYLMSRGLSEDEAMAMIVRGFVEPIARELPMEYALELNRLIELQMEGAVG, from the coding sequence ATGACTCTCCCCACGGAGACCGCTCACCCCGAGCTTGAGGGCCTGGGCAACTACGAGTACGGCTGGGCCGACTCCGACGTGGCCGGTGCCTCGGCCAAGCGCGGCCTCTCCGAGGACGTCGTGCGCGACATCTCGGGGAAGAAGTCCGAGCCGGAGTGGATGCTCAAGCTCCGCCTCAAGGGCCTGAAGCTCTTCGGCAAGAAGCCCATGCCCACCTGGGGCTCGGACCTGTCGGGCATCGACTTCGACAACATCAAGTACTTCGTCCGCTCCACCGAGCAGCAGGCCGCCTCCTGGGACGACCTGCCCGAGGACATCAAGAACACGTACGACAAGCTGGGCATCCCGGAGGCCGAGAAGCAGCGCCTCGTCGCGGGTGTCGCGGCCCAGTACGAGTCCGAGGTCGTCTACCACCAGATCCGTGAGGACCTGGAGGAGCAGGGCGTCATCTTCCTGGACACCGACACGGCGCTCAAGGAGCACCCGGAGCTGTTCCAGGAGTACTTCGGCACCGTGATCCCCGCGGGCGACAACAAGTTCGCCTCGCTGAACACGGCGGTCTGGTCCGGCGGCTCGTTCATCTACGTGCCGAAGGGCGTGCACGTGGAGATCCCGCTGCAGGCGTACTTCCGGATCAACACCGAGAACATGGGCCAGTTCGAGCGGACGCTGATCATCGTCGACGAGGACGCCTACGTCCACTACGTCGAGGGCTGCACCGCGCCGATCTACAAGTCGGACTCGCTGCACTCCGCGGTCGTCGAGATCATCGTCAAGAAGGGCGCCCGCTGCCGCTACACGACCATCCAGAACTGGTCGAACAACGTCTACAACCTGGTCACCAAGCGCGCCGTGGCCTACGAGGGCGCGACCATGGAGTGGGTCGACGGCAACATCGGCTCCAAGGTGACCATGAAGTACCCCGCCGTCTACCTGATGGGTGAGCACGCCAAGGGTGAGACCCTGTCCATCGCCTTCGCGGGCGAGGGCCAGCACCAGGACGCGGGCGCCAAGATGGTCCACATGGCCCCCCGCACCTCGTCGAACATCGTCTCCAAGTCGGTGGCGCGCGGCGGCGGCCGCACCTCCTACCGCGGTCTGATCGAGATCGGCGAGGGCGCCGAGGGCTCCAAGTCCAATGTGCTCTGTGACGCCCTGCTCGTCGACACGATCTCCCGCTCGGACACCTACCCGTATGTGGACGTCCGCGAGGACGACGTGTCCATGGGCCATGAGGCGACCGTCTCCAAGGTCAGCGACGACCAGCTCTTCTACCTGATGAGCCGCGGTCTGTCCGAGGACGAGGCCATGGCGATGATCGTGCGCGGCTTCGTCGAGCCGATCGCGCGCGAGCTGCCCATGGAGTACGCGCTGGAGCTCAACCGGCTGATCGAGCTGCAGATGGAGGGCGCGGTCGGCTGA
- a CDS encoding helix-turn-helix transcriptional regulator — protein sequence MKYASEAPNERAAELAARSATPASAPEEQHGTRNRVARSILDHGPSTAAELAQRLELTQAAVRRHLDTLVADGVVEPREKRVYGARGRGRPAKVFALTDCGRDAFDQAYDKLAVDALHWIEQSAGGGEAGRAAVAAFARARLAAQAEGYRGTIEAAAPGRRTEALADALSADGYAATARSAPVGEQLCQHHCPVAHAAERYPQLCEAETEVFSQLLGTHVQRLATIAHGDGVCTTFIPKTGKVEKADTSTTKTTTASASTAGRNPE from the coding sequence GTGAAATACGCGAGCGAGGCTCCGAACGAACGCGCGGCCGAACTGGCCGCGCGGTCCGCCACGCCCGCATCCGCGCCGGAAGAGCAGCACGGCACCCGCAACCGGGTCGCGCGCTCCATCCTCGACCACGGTCCCTCCACCGCGGCGGAGCTCGCCCAGCGGCTGGAGCTGACCCAGGCGGCCGTCCGCCGCCACCTGGACACCCTCGTCGCCGACGGCGTCGTCGAGCCCCGCGAGAAGAGGGTGTACGGGGCGCGGGGGCGCGGCCGCCCGGCCAAGGTCTTCGCGCTCACCGACTGCGGTCGCGACGCCTTCGACCAGGCCTACGACAAGCTCGCCGTCGACGCCCTGCACTGGATCGAGCAGAGCGCCGGAGGCGGCGAGGCGGGCCGTGCCGCGGTCGCCGCGTTCGCCCGCGCGAGGCTCGCCGCCCAGGCGGAGGGTTACCGCGGCACCATCGAGGCCGCCGCCCCCGGCCGCCGCACCGAAGCCCTCGCCGACGCGCTCTCCGCGGACGGGTACGCTGCTACGGCGCGCAGCGCGCCGGTCGGCGAACAGCTCTGCCAGCACCACTGCCCGGTCGCCCACGCAGCCGAGCGATATCCGCAGCTGTGTGAGGCGGAGACCGAGGTCTTCTCCCAGCTGCTCGGAACTCATGTGCAGCGTCTGGCCACCATCGCCCATGGCGACGGAGTGTGCACGACGTTCATTCCGAAGACCGGCAAGGTCGAGAAGGCCGACACCAGCACCACCAAGACCACCACCGCATCTGCCAGCACGGCCGGGAGGAACCCCGAATGA
- a CDS encoding ABC transporter ATP-binding protein, protein MREEPAVDIVGLVKRYGPKTAVDGLDLSVDRGAVTAVLGPNGAGKTTTVETCEGYRRPDAGTVRIFGLDPVADAPALRPRVGVMLQSGGVYSGARAEEMLRHTASLHAHPVDVDLLIERLGLGSCGRTTYRRLSGGQQQRLALAMAVVGRPELVFLDEPTAGLDPQARRATWDLIRDLRDDGVTVLLTTHYMDEAEQLADDVAIIDGGKVIARGTPEELCRGGAENTLRFGGRPALDLASLLKALPADSTAAELTPGSYRITGKVNPQMLATVTSWCAQNGVMPDRISVERHTLEDVFLELTGKELRA, encoded by the coding sequence ATGCGAGAAGAGCCCGCGGTCGACATCGTCGGCCTGGTCAAGCGGTACGGCCCGAAGACCGCGGTCGACGGGCTCGACCTGTCCGTGGACCGGGGCGCCGTGACCGCCGTCCTCGGCCCCAACGGAGCCGGTAAGACCACCACCGTCGAGACCTGCGAGGGGTACCGCCGACCCGACGCCGGCACGGTCCGGATATTCGGGCTCGACCCGGTCGCGGACGCCCCCGCACTGCGCCCCCGGGTCGGGGTGATGCTTCAGTCCGGAGGCGTTTATTCCGGCGCGCGGGCAGAAGAGATGCTGCGCCACACCGCCTCCCTGCACGCGCATCCGGTCGACGTCGACCTGCTGATCGAACGGCTCGGCCTCGGCTCCTGCGGCCGGACCACCTACCGGCGGCTCTCCGGGGGCCAGCAGCAGCGGCTCGCGCTCGCCATGGCCGTCGTCGGCCGCCCCGAACTGGTCTTCCTCGACGAGCCGACCGCCGGACTCGACCCGCAGGCCCGCCGCGCCACCTGGGACCTCATCCGCGATCTGCGGGACGACGGGGTCACCGTGCTGCTGACCACCCACTACATGGACGAGGCCGAGCAGCTCGCCGACGATGTGGCGATCATCGACGGCGGCAAGGTGATCGCCCGGGGCACCCCCGAGGAGCTGTGCCGGGGCGGCGCCGAGAACACCCTGCGCTTCGGCGGCCGACCCGCACTCGACCTGGCCTCGCTCCTCAAGGCGCTGCCCGCCGACTCCACGGCCGCCGAGCTGACGCCGGGCTCGTACCGCATCACCGGCAAGGTCAACCCCCAGATGCTGGCGACCGTCACCTCCTGGTGCGCGCAGAACGGGGTGATGCCGGACCGGATCTCGGTCGAGCGGCACACCCTCGAGGACGTCTTCCTGGAACTCACCGGTAAGGAGCTGCGAGCGTGA
- a CDS encoding ABC transporter permease encodes MTATGTFLPKPGAAPLMRMIRAQAALETRMLLRNGEQLLLTVVIPSLLLVLFSTVDIVDTGADGSTVDFLTPGVLALAVLSTAFTGQAIATGFERRYGVLKRLAVSPLPRWGLMTAKTLAVLVTEVLQIVLLTAIALALGWSPHGDPLSVALLLILGTAAFSGLGLLMAGTLKAEATLAAANLVFLLLLVAGGVIVSLDKFPGAVRGALELLPISALSGGLRDVLQDGAGMPWRDLGILAVWAVLGLGAAARFFRWE; translated from the coding sequence GTGACCGCCACGGGCACTTTTCTCCCCAAGCCGGGGGCGGCCCCGCTCATGAGGATGATCCGGGCGCAGGCCGCGCTGGAGACCCGGATGCTGCTGCGCAACGGCGAGCAGTTGCTGCTGACCGTCGTCATCCCGTCCCTGCTGCTGGTGCTCTTCAGCACCGTCGACATCGTCGACACGGGCGCCGACGGCAGCACGGTGGACTTCCTTACGCCCGGTGTGCTGGCCCTTGCCGTGCTGTCCACCGCGTTCACCGGACAGGCCATCGCCACCGGCTTCGAGCGGCGCTACGGCGTGCTCAAGCGGCTCGCCGTCTCACCGCTGCCGCGGTGGGGACTGATGACCGCCAAGACCCTCGCGGTACTGGTCACCGAGGTCCTGCAGATCGTGCTGCTGACCGCCATCGCGCTGGCGCTGGGCTGGTCGCCGCACGGCGACCCGCTCTCCGTGGCGCTGCTGCTGATCCTCGGCACGGCGGCGTTCTCCGGCCTCGGGCTGCTGATGGCGGGCACCCTGAAGGCCGAGGCGACCCTGGCCGCCGCCAACCTGGTCTTCCTGCTGCTGCTCGTGGCCGGCGGGGTGATCGTGTCGCTCGACAAATTCCCGGGCGCGGTGCGCGGCGCGCTGGAGCTGCTGCCGATCTCGGCGCTCTCGGGCGGGCTGCGGGACGTCCTCCAGGACGGGGCCGGGATGCCGTGGCGGGATCTGGGGATCCTGGCGGTATGGGCGGTGCTGGGGCTGGGCGCGGCGGCGCGCTTCTTCCGCTGGGAGTAG
- a CDS encoding COX15/CtaA family protein: MPNSLNPFELIARRWQPSARFVQQAALATVVMAVVIVVTGGAVRLTQSGLGCDTWPKCTSGSLTPTSDMGIHSYIEFGNRILTYVLCAVIGLLIIAARARTPVRTSLTRLGWAQFWIVMGNAVVGGITVLTGLNPYIVSSHFLLSSTLLTVAVATWWRAREGDAEPRDLVAVPVRQLTRLLIAATGALIVIGTVVTGAGPHAGDARKVHRIPLNWQEITQLHVDFVYIVLGLTVALWFTLRAVKAPAAQRRTVLELLVVLLLQGVVGYVQYFTHLPEIVVGIHMLGSCLVWIAVLRVLLAQRERAALPAAVPGPTGDHETVQPEPAASSR, encoded by the coding sequence GTGCCGAATTCGCTGAATCCGTTCGAGCTGATCGCCCGACGCTGGCAGCCCTCCGCGCGCTTCGTGCAGCAGGCCGCGCTGGCCACCGTGGTGATGGCCGTGGTCATCGTCGTGACCGGTGGCGCGGTCCGGCTCACCCAGTCCGGGCTGGGCTGTGACACCTGGCCCAAGTGCACCTCCGGCAGCCTGACGCCGACCTCCGACATGGGCATCCACAGCTACATCGAGTTCGGCAACCGCATCCTGACGTACGTCCTGTGCGCCGTCATCGGACTGCTGATCATCGCCGCCCGCGCCCGTACGCCCGTGCGCACCTCGCTGACCCGGCTCGGCTGGGCCCAGTTCTGGATCGTCATGGGCAACGCCGTGGTCGGCGGCATCACGGTGCTCACCGGGCTCAACCCGTACATCGTCAGCTCGCACTTCCTGCTGTCCTCCACGCTGCTCACGGTCGCCGTGGCGACCTGGTGGCGGGCGCGCGAGGGCGACGCCGAGCCGCGCGATCTCGTGGCCGTGCCGGTGCGCCAGCTCACCCGGCTGCTGATCGCCGCCACCGGCGCGCTCATCGTCATCGGCACCGTGGTCACCGGCGCGGGTCCGCATGCCGGTGACGCCCGTAAGGTGCACCGCATCCCGCTGAACTGGCAGGAGATCACCCAGCTCCACGTGGACTTCGTCTACATCGTGCTGGGCCTCACCGTCGCCCTGTGGTTCACGCTGCGGGCCGTGAAGGCCCCGGCCGCCCAGCGCCGTACGGTCCTGGAGCTCCTCGTCGTCCTGCTCCTGCAGGGCGTGGTCGGGTACGTGCAGTACTTCACCCATCTGCCAGAGATCGTCGTCGGCATCCATATGCTCGGCTCCTGCCTGGTGTGGATCGCGGTGCTGCGGGTGCTGCTCGCCCAGCGCGAGCGCGCCGCGCTTCCGGCGGCCGTCCCCGGCCCCACGGGCGACCACGAGACCGTTCAGCCCGAGCCGGCCGCGTCCAGCCGGTAG
- a CDS encoding heme o synthase, with protein MTAVESRPAGVLETSETSSGHRPFGARVMAFVALTKPRVIELLLMTTVPVMFLAAQGVPDLWLVVKTCVGGYLSAGGAAAFNMYYDRDIDALMERTAQRPLVTGMVSPRECLVFAFALAAVSTAWFWALVNPLSAMLSLGALVFYVVIYTMWLKRRTSQNIVWGGIAGCMPVLIGWSSVTNEVSWAAVILFLVIFFWTPPHYWPLSMKVKEDYERANVPMLPVIAGNKVVAKQIVLYSWAMVIVSLLLWPLGYTGWFYPVVAAVLGGFWLKEAHALQGRAKAGIMGAKLKEMRLFHWSITYVSLLFVAVAVDPFLR; from the coding sequence GTGACGGCCGTCGAATCCCGTCCTGCGGGGGTGCTCGAGACGAGCGAAACGAGCTCCGGTCACCGGCCGTTCGGGGCCCGTGTCATGGCGTTCGTGGCGCTGACGAAGCCGCGCGTCATCGAACTGCTGCTGATGACGACCGTGCCGGTCATGTTCCTGGCCGCCCAGGGCGTCCCGGATCTGTGGCTGGTGGTCAAGACCTGTGTCGGCGGTTATCTGTCGGCCGGTGGTGCGGCCGCGTTCAACATGTATTACGACCGGGACATCGACGCGCTGATGGAGCGCACCGCGCAGCGCCCGCTCGTGACCGGCATGGTCTCGCCGCGTGAATGCCTCGTCTTCGCCTTCGCGCTCGCGGCGGTGTCGACGGCCTGGTTCTGGGCGCTGGTCAACCCGCTGTCCGCGATGCTGTCGCTCGGTGCGCTGGTCTTCTACGTCGTCATCTACACGATGTGGCTCAAGCGGCGCACCTCGCAGAACATCGTGTGGGGCGGCATCGCCGGCTGCATGCCCGTGCTCATCGGCTGGTCCTCGGTGACCAACGAGGTCTCCTGGGCCGCCGTCATCCTCTTCCTCGTGATCTTCTTCTGGACGCCGCCGCACTACTGGCCGCTGTCGATGAAGGTCAAGGAGGACTACGAGCGGGCCAACGTGCCGATGCTGCCGGTCATCGCGGGCAACAAGGTGGTCGCCAAGCAGATCGTCCTCTATAGCTGGGCCATGGTCATCGTCTCCCTGCTGCTGTGGCCGCTGGGCTACACCGGCTGGTTCTACCCGGTCGTCGCGGCGGTGCTGGGCGGGTTCTGGCTCAAGGAGGCACACGCCCTCCAGGGGCGCGCCAAGGCCGGGATCATGGGCGCGAAGCTCAAGGAGATGCGGCTGTTCCACTGGTCGATCACCTATGTGTCGCTGCTGTTCGTCGCCGTGGCCGTGGACCCTTTCCTGCGGTGA
- the tkt gene encoding transketolase produces MSTKPTTTDLEWTDLDRQAVDTTRVLAMDSVQKVGNGHPGTAMSLAPAAYLLFQKLMRHDPSDADWTGRDRFVLSPGHTSLTLYVQLYLAGFGLELEDLRSFRTWGSKTPGHPEYGHTTGVETTTGPLGQGIANAVGMAMAARYERGLFDPEAPEGASPFDHTIWAIVSDGDLEEGISAEASSLAGHQKLGNIVALYDDNHISIEGDTATALSEDVLKRYEAYGWHVQRIEQAETGDFDIHALYAALKAAQAETERPSIIAARTIIAWPAPNAQNTEASHGSALGADEVAATKRVLGFDPEQHFAVETDVINHTRALVDRGREAHAAWDKKVQEWRNANPERAALFDRITAGELPEGWESVLPVFEPGKDVATRKASGQVLKALGGVLPELWGGSADLAGSNNTTIDASSSFLPKGNPLPEADPYGRTVHFGIREHAMGSTMNGIALHGNTRVYGGTFLVFSDYMRPAVRLAALMKLPVTYVWTHDSIGLGEDGPTHQPVEHLSVLRAIPGLNVVRPADANETAIAWREITRRHSENPAPHGLALTRQNVPTYEASEDAAKGGYVLFEAEGGRPQVILIGTGSEVQLAVEAREQLQAAGIPTRVVSMPSVEWFEEQDRGYRETVLPPSVKARVAVEAGIGLTWYRYVGEAGRIVSLEHFGASADYKVLFREFGLTAEAVVTAARESLDAAGR; encoded by the coding sequence GTGAGCACCAAGCCGACTACCACAGACCTCGAGTGGACCGATCTGGACCGGCAGGCCGTCGACACGACCCGGGTCCTGGCCATGGACTCCGTACAGAAGGTCGGTAACGGCCACCCTGGCACGGCCATGAGCCTCGCGCCCGCCGCGTACCTGCTCTTCCAGAAGCTGATGCGGCACGACCCGTCCGACGCGGACTGGACGGGCCGCGACCGCTTCGTGCTGTCTCCGGGGCACACCAGCCTCACCCTCTACGTCCAGCTCTACCTGGCGGGCTTCGGGCTGGAGCTCGAGGATCTGCGGTCGTTCCGCACCTGGGGCAGCAAGACCCCGGGCCACCCGGAGTACGGCCACACCACCGGTGTCGAGACCACCACCGGCCCCCTGGGCCAGGGCATCGCCAACGCGGTGGGCATGGCGATGGCCGCCCGCTACGAGCGTGGCCTGTTCGACCCGGAGGCGCCCGAGGGCGCCTCTCCGTTCGACCACACCATCTGGGCCATCGTCTCCGACGGCGACCTGGAGGAGGGCATCTCTGCCGAGGCGTCCTCGCTGGCCGGCCACCAGAAGCTGGGCAACATCGTCGCCCTGTACGACGACAACCACATCTCGATCGAGGGCGACACCGCGACCGCGCTCTCCGAGGACGTGCTGAAGCGCTACGAGGCGTACGGCTGGCACGTCCAGCGCATCGAGCAGGCCGAGACCGGCGACTTCGACATCCACGCGCTGTACGCGGCGCTCAAGGCGGCGCAGGCCGAGACCGAGCGCCCCTCGATCATCGCGGCCCGTACGATCATCGCCTGGCCCGCCCCGAACGCGCAGAACACCGAGGCGTCGCACGGCTCGGCGCTCGGCGCCGACGAGGTCGCCGCCACCAAGCGCGTCCTCGGCTTCGACCCCGAGCAGCACTTCGCGGTCGAGACGGACGTCATCAACCACACCCGCGCCCTGGTCGACCGCGGCCGCGAGGCGCACGCCGCCTGGGACAAGAAGGTCCAGGAGTGGCGGAACGCCAACCCCGAGCGGGCCGCCCTGTTCGACCGGATCACCGCGGGCGAGCTGCCCGAGGGCTGGGAGTCCGTGCTGCCGGTCTTCGAGCCGGGCAAGGACGTCGCCACCCGTAAGGCGTCCGGCCAGGTGCTCAAGGCGCTCGGCGGGGTGCTCCCCGAGCTGTGGGGCGGCTCCGCCGACCTCGCGGGCTCCAACAACACCACGATCGACGCGTCCTCGTCCTTCCTCCCGAAGGGCAACCCGCTGCCGGAGGCCGACCCGTACGGCCGCACCGTGCACTTCGGCATCCGCGAGCACGCCATGGGCTCGACCATGAACGGCATCGCGCTGCACGGCAACACCCGTGTCTACGGCGGCACCTTCCTGGTCTTCTCCGACTACATGCGCCCGGCCGTCCGGCTCGCCGCGCTGATGAAGCTGCCGGTCACCTACGTGTGGACGCACGACTCCATCGGCCTCGGCGAGGACGGCCCGACCCACCAGCCGGTGGAGCACCTCTCGGTGCTGCGCGCCATCCCGGGCCTGAACGTCGTCCGCCCGGCCGACGCCAACGAGACGGCCATCGCCTGGCGCGAGATCACCCGCCGCCACAGCGAAAACCCGGCTCCGCACGGCCTCGCGCTGACCCGGCAGAACGTGCCGACCTACGAGGCCAGTGAGGACGCCGCCAAGGGCGGTTACGTCCTCTTCGAGGCCGAGGGCGGCCGGCCGCAGGTCATCCTCATCGGCACCGGTTCCGAGGTGCAGCTCGCCGTGGAGGCGCGTGAGCAGCTCCAGGCCGCCGGGATTCCGACCCGCGTCGTGTCAATGCCCTCGGTCGAGTGGTTCGAGGAGCAGGACAGGGGGTACCGGGAGACAGTGCTGCCGCCGTCCGTCAAGGCCCGCGTGGCCGTCGAGGCGGGTATCGGCCTGACCTGGTACCGCTACGTCGGCGAAGCCGGCCGCATCGTCTCGCTGGAGCACTTCGGCGCCTCCGCCGACTACAAGGTGCTCTTCCGGGAGTTCGGCCTCACCGCCGAGGCCGTGGTCACCGCCGCCCGCGAGTCTCTCGACGCCGCCGGGCGCTGA
- the tal gene encoding transaldolase has protein sequence MTDALKRLADEGVAIWLDDLSRKRITSGNLAELIDQQHVVGVTTNPSIFQKAISSGEGYQQQVADLAVRGLTVEEAVRMITTADVRDAADILRPVYDATGGQDGRVSIEVDPRLAHNTAATIAEAKQLAWLVDRPNTFIKIPATEAGLPAITEVIGLGISVNVTLIFSLERYRAVMDAFLTGLEKAKAAGLDLQKIHSVASFFVSRVDTEIDKRIDKLGTDEAKALRGKAAIANARLAYQAYEEVFSSDRWAALDRANANKQRPLWASTGVKDPAYKDTMYVEELVAPGTVNTMPEATLEAVADHGEIRGDTVRGTYEQAKADIDALAGIGISYDEVVKVLEDEGVEKFESSWNDLLKSTEAELKRLAPSEA, from the coding sequence ATGACAGACGCACTCAAGCGGCTGGCCGACGAAGGCGTCGCGATCTGGCTCGACGACCTCTCCCGCAAGAGGATCACCTCCGGCAACCTGGCCGAGCTGATCGACCAGCAGCATGTCGTAGGCGTCACCACCAACCCGTCGATCTTCCAGAAGGCGATCTCCAGCGGTGAGGGCTACCAGCAGCAGGTGGCCGACCTCGCGGTCCGGGGGCTCACCGTCGAGGAAGCCGTCCGCATGATCACCACGGCGGACGTCCGCGACGCGGCCGACATCCTCCGGCCGGTCTACGACGCGACGGGCGGGCAGGACGGCCGGGTCTCCATCGAGGTCGACCCGCGCCTGGCCCACAACACGGCCGCCACCATCGCCGAGGCCAAGCAGCTCGCCTGGCTGGTGGACCGGCCCAACACCTTCATCAAGATCCCGGCGACCGAGGCGGGGCTGCCCGCGATCACCGAGGTGATCGGCCTGGGCATCAGCGTCAATGTCACGCTGATCTTCTCCCTGGAGCGGTACCGCGCGGTCATGGACGCCTTCCTGACCGGTCTGGAGAAGGCCAAGGCCGCGGGCCTGGACCTGCAGAAGATCCACTCGGTGGCGTCCTTCTTCGTCTCCCGCGTGGACACCGAGATCGACAAGCGCATCGACAAGCTCGGCACCGATGAGGCCAAGGCGCTGCGCGGCAAGGCCGCCATCGCCAACGCCCGCCTCGCGTACCAGGCGTACGAGGAGGTCTTCAGCTCCGACCGCTGGGCCGCCCTGGACCGGGCGAACGCCAACAAGCAGCGTCCGCTGTGGGCCTCGACCGGCGTCAAGGACCCGGCGTACAAGGACACCATGTACGTCGAGGAGCTGGTCGCCCCCGGCACCGTCAACACCATGCCGGAGGCCACCCTGGAGGCGGTCGCCGACCACGGCGAGATCCGCGGCGACACCGTGCGCGGCACCTACGAGCAGGCCAAGGCCGACATCGACGCGCTGGCCGGGATCGGGATCTCCTACGACGAGGTCGTTAAGGTCCTGGAAGACGAGGGCGTCGAGAAGTTCGAGTCCTCCTGGAACGACCTGCTGAAGTCCACCGAGGCGGAGCTCAAGCGCCTCGCACCCTCGGAGGCGTGA